Proteins encoded by one window of Blautia luti:
- a CDS encoding phage major capsid protein, producing the protein MSKILELRTKRNTLWEQTKDFLEKNRGENGLVKAEAVEQYNKMAQEVKDLGAEIERLEQQAQIEAQLSAPTSSPVHADPKNGAKKDVKPTATAEYAENFWNMIRNRGHYGEVRNALSVGEDTEGGFTVPDEFEKKLVEALEENNIFRGMATVIRTSSGTRKIPIAEDTGEASWIDEGEEIPESDTTFGQTMLSAYKLGTMIKISNELLNDSAFDLATYIARRFGVRMGNAEERAFITGDGVGKPLGLLAETGGAKVGVTAGKKDAVTFDEIFKLYYALKAPYRKKAQFLCNEALVLQLMTIKDNNGNYIWKPGLEIGKPDTLLNRPLKTSAFMPEIKGGSKVMAFGDYSYYWVADRQNRTFRRLNELYARTDQVGFLTTQRVDGKLILPEAVQLLQMAPQG; encoded by the coding sequence ATGAGTAAGATTCTGGAACTGCGCACCAAGCGCAACACTCTCTGGGAGCAGACCAAGGACTTTCTGGAGAAGAACCGCGGCGAGAACGGTCTGGTAAAGGCTGAGGCCGTGGAGCAGTACAACAAGATGGCACAGGAGGTCAAGGACCTGGGTGCAGAGATCGAGCGTCTGGAGCAGCAGGCACAGATCGAGGCACAGCTGTCCGCACCGACTTCCAGTCCTGTCCACGCTGACCCGAAGAACGGTGCCAAGAAGGATGTCAAGCCGACCGCCACTGCCGAGTATGCCGAGAACTTCTGGAACATGATCCGCAACCGCGGCCATTATGGCGAGGTCCGCAATGCCCTGTCTGTGGGTGAGGACACCGAGGGCGGCTTTACCGTTCCCGATGAGTTCGAGAAGAAGCTGGTGGAAGCACTGGAAGAGAACAACATCTTCCGTGGTATGGCAACGGTCATCCGCACCAGCTCCGGCACCCGCAAGATACCTATCGCAGAGGATACCGGTGAGGCAAGCTGGATCGATGAGGGCGAGGAAATCCCGGAGAGCGATACCACTTTCGGTCAGACCATGCTGTCAGCGTACAAGCTGGGCACTATGATCAAGATCTCTAACGAGCTGCTCAATGATTCTGCTTTCGACCTCGCCACCTATATTGCCCGCCGTTTCGGTGTGCGTATGGGCAACGCAGAGGAGCGCGCCTTTATCACCGGTGACGGTGTGGGCAAGCCTCTGGGTCTGCTGGCGGAAACTGGCGGTGCTAAGGTCGGTGTGACCGCTGGTAAGAAGGATGCCGTTACCTTCGATGAGATCTTCAAGCTCTACTATGCACTGAAGGCTCCGTATCGCAAGAAGGCACAGTTCCTCTGCAACGAAGCCCTGGTGCTGCAGCTGATGACCATCAAGGACAACAACGGCAACTATATCTGGAAGCCGGGTCTGGAGATCGGCAAGCCTGATACCCTGCTGAACCGTCCGCTGAAGACTTCTGCTTTCATGCCGGAGATCAAGGGTGGCAGCAAGGTCATGGCTTTTGGCGATTACAGCTACTACTGGGTGGCTGACCGCCAGAACCGCACCTTCCGCCGTCTGAACGAGCTGTATGCCCGTACTGATCAGGTCGGTTTCCTGACCACCCAGCGTGTGGATGGCAAGCTGATCCTGCCGGAAGCCGTACAGCTTCTGCAGATGGCACCGCAGGGCTAA
- a CDS encoding head-tail connector protein, producing MALIPLYEAKTYLRVDSSDEDALIGILLSSAEQMCKDVGRLSEDQWEAVNAADWDAENGVQPTRELEALRSTCRVAILYALGYLYEHRDEADHKQLMLTLRSILFAVREGVF from the coding sequence ATGGCACTGATCCCACTTTACGAAGCGAAGACCTATCTCCGCGTGGACAGCAGCGATGAGGATGCCCTGATCGGCATCCTTTTATCTTCTGCGGAGCAGATGTGCAAGGACGTGGGCCGTTTATCGGAAGACCAGTGGGAGGCAGTCAACGCCGCTGACTGGGATGCCGAGAACGGGGTACAGCCTACAAGGGAACTGGAAGCCCTGCGCAGCACTTGCCGTGTGGCGATTCTGTATGCACTGGGGTATCTCTATGAGCACCGGGACGAAGCTGACCATAAGCAGCTGATGCTGACGCTTCGCTCTATTCTGTTCGCTGTGAGGGAGGGGGTGTTCTGA
- a CDS encoding phage head closure protein → MIEKLNERITIEKSTVVTDKVGNHRNTWEKYFTCFAYASTYQAQEEEGEVTAEQKSVVFTVRWCSETRGLTSTGFRIRFREQLYNIESVDPMNYQKNILKIHCRLERRQLDEQNRQHR, encoded by the coding sequence ATGATCGAGAAACTGAATGAGCGGATCACGATCGAGAAAAGCACGGTCGTGACCGATAAGGTCGGAAACCATCGGAACACATGGGAGAAATATTTCACCTGCTTTGCCTACGCTTCGACCTATCAGGCGCAGGAAGAAGAGGGTGAGGTCACAGCCGAACAGAAGAGCGTGGTGTTTACGGTTCGCTGGTGCAGTGAGACCAGAGGATTGACTTCCACTGGTTTCCGCATCCGCTTCCGAGAGCAGCTCTACAATATCGAATCCGTTGACCCGATGAACTATCAGAAGAATATCCTGAAGATTCATTGCAGACTGGAGAGGAGGCAGCTGGATGAGCAGAACCGTCAGCATCGATGA
- a CDS encoding HK97 gp10 family phage protein, whose amino-acid sequence MSRTVSIDEMADAINEGLKEYATLASTEVKKAVRKSAKTVKEQIQSGAPSRTGRYKESWVATKQSESSQSLQMVVHSKNRYQLAHLLEKGHAKRGGGRVAGRPHIAPAEQAGIEQLQSLIEKALK is encoded by the coding sequence ATGAGCAGAACCGTCAGCATCGATGAAATGGCAGATGCCATCAATGAGGGCTTGAAAGAATATGCGACCCTTGCCTCCACCGAGGTCAAGAAAGCTGTCCGTAAATCTGCCAAGACCGTCAAGGAGCAGATTCAGTCCGGCGCACCGTCCAGAACCGGGCGGTACAAGGAAAGCTGGGTAGCGACCAAACAGTCGGAATCCAGCCAGAGCCTTCAGATGGTGGTGCATTCCAAGAACCGCTACCAGCTGGCACATCTGCTGGAAAAGGGTCATGCCAAGCGCGGCGGCGGTCGTGTGGCAGGAAGACCCCATATTGCTCCGGCAGAACAGGCCGGTATCGAGCAGCTCCAGTCCCTTATCGAAAAGGCACTGAAGTGA
- a CDS encoding major tail protein: MSKQSNKVKFGLKNCHYAKTTFDEDGSVTYAKPVRIPGAVSLSMDANGEIEPFYADNIAYYVVNNNSGYEGDLEIALIPESFLTDIMHEELDGNGVLAENANVELEHFAFLFEFDGDQRHIRHVLYNCVASRPSIEGETNEDSKEVKTDTLNLQATPLANGYVKAKTGTNTTDDVYNKWYDAVYEPQAEAVDTEDTSHTEEPQG, from the coding sequence ATGTCGAAGCAAAGCAATAAGGTCAAATTTGGCCTGAAAAACTGCCATTATGCAAAGACAACCTTTGACGAAGATGGCAGTGTCACTTACGCAAAGCCGGTCCGCATCCCCGGTGCAGTCAGTCTTTCTATGGATGCTAATGGCGAGATCGAGCCGTTCTATGCGGACAATATCGCCTACTATGTCGTGAATAACAACTCCGGCTACGAGGGTGATCTGGAGATCGCGCTGATCCCGGAGAGCTTCCTCACGGACATCATGCACGAGGAACTGGATGGCAACGGTGTGCTTGCGGAGAACGCCAATGTGGAACTGGAGCATTTCGCCTTCCTGTTCGAGTTCGATGGCGATCAGCGTCACATCCGTCATGTGCTGTACAACTGTGTGGCAAGCCGTCCGTCCATTGAGGGTGAGACCAATGAGGACAGCAAGGAAGTCAAGACGGACACCCTGAACCTGCAGGCAACCCCTCTGGCAAACGGTTATGTCAAGGCAAAGACCGGTACCAACACCACCGATGATGTCTATAACAAGTGGTACGATGCGGTCTATGAGCCGCAGGCGGAAGCTGTGGACACCGAAGACACCAGTCACACCGAGGAGCCGCAGGGTTAA
- a CDS encoding SPFH domain-containing protein yields MKKIFPLFAVIIVLVLAVCSFHIIPTGYTGVKTSFGQIQKTTIQSGKLNFCIPFVQSIHKVNNKQQDKHIEAQVWGEASDKTPVYAADVIVTYQVLPEKSAWLYANVSDIKNLVGDELVASAIKSAMAELGPNEVTNRTKIEPLAQQKLAESLVQKYGDDVVFVNKVVINDMNFEDAYNEAIQQKSIAQQNADKQKIENEAAIAKAEADKQVAITNAEAEAQKTSIAADAQAEANRKLAESLSDTLIDYQKVQKWDGKLPTVSGGNALVSIDPAE; encoded by the coding sequence ATGAAGAAGATTTTTCCTTTGTTCGCAGTGATCATCGTTCTGGTGCTGGCTGTCTGCTCGTTCCACATCATCCCCACCGGTTACACGGGCGTGAAGACCAGCTTCGGTCAGATCCAGAAAACCACCATTCAGAGCGGCAAGCTTAACTTCTGCATTCCCTTTGTGCAGAGCATCCATAAGGTCAACAACAAGCAGCAGGATAAGCACATCGAAGCACAGGTCTGGGGCGAAGCCTCCGACAAGACCCCTGTGTATGCTGCTGATGTCATCGTGACCTATCAGGTGCTTCCTGAGAAGAGTGCATGGCTCTATGCGAATGTGTCCGATATTAAGAATCTGGTCGGTGATGAGTTGGTGGCATCGGCAATCAAGTCTGCGATGGCTGAACTTGGTCCCAATGAGGTGACCAACCGCACCAAGATCGAGCCTCTGGCACAGCAGAAGCTGGCAGAGTCTCTTGTGCAGAAATACGGCGACGATGTTGTGTTTGTGAACAAGGTCGTCATTAACGACATGAATTTTGAGGATGCCTATAACGAAGCCATCCAACAGAAGTCCATTGCACAGCAGAACGCAGATAAACAGAAGATTGAGAATGAAGCCGCCATTGCCAAGGCAGAAGCGGATAAGCAGGTGGCAATCACAAATGCAGAGGCGGAAGCCCAGAAGACTTCCATTGCCGCAGATGCACAGGCAGAGGCAAACCGCAAACTGGCAGAAAGCCTGTCCGATACGCTGATCGATTACCAGAAGGTTCAGAAGTGGGATGGAAAGCTGCCCACTGTGAGCGGCGGTAATGCACTGGTCAGCATTGACCCGGCAGAGTAA
- a CDS encoding DUF3990 domain-containing protein: MIELQDGMLLYHGSYIGIPAIDLNRCFGGLDFGRGFYLTSSYEQAYNYVQLSVRKAMRIGTVPKDFNPEDGQISVYKFHYDPNILAYCFQGASVEWLHFVAANRKKDLFPQLLKKYGTIDIIGGKIADDQTAHTLQQYIGGVDFGIPGTPKADKIAIEKLLPNRLKDQFCFRTQDAVNHLEYIRSDRYGDVKL; the protein is encoded by the coding sequence ATGATCGAATTGCAGGATGGGATGCTTCTGTACCACGGTAGCTACATTGGTATCCCGGCGATTGACCTGAATCGCTGCTTTGGTGGACTCGATTTTGGCCGAGGTTTTTATCTTACATCTTCCTACGAGCAAGCGTACAATTACGTTCAACTTTCGGTTAGGAAAGCGATGCGTATTGGTACAGTTCCAAAAGATTTCAACCCGGAAGACGGACAGATATCTGTTTACAAATTCCACTACGATCCCAACATATTAGCTTACTGTTTCCAAGGGGCCTCTGTTGAATGGCTTCATTTTGTAGCAGCAAACCGAAAAAAGGATTTGTTCCCACAACTTTTGAAAAAATACGGCACCATCGACATCATCGGTGGAAAAATTGCAGATGACCAAACAGCCCACACCTTACAGCAGTATATCGGTGGCGTTGACTTTGGTATCCCCGGCACACCGAAAGCAGACAAAATAGCTATTGAAAAACTTCTTCCCAATCGCCTAAAAGACCAATTCTGTTTTCGCACGCAGGACGCCGTTAATCATCTTGAATATATAAGGAGTGACCGCTATGGAGATGTCAAACTATAA
- a CDS encoding DUF3791 domain-containing protein, whose translation MSEYNIDIADMQCWVFRMAQSKWKMSPSDCAELFKKYDILGFISECYDILHLNGYACVLHDVETLLKNRGVSV comes from the coding sequence ATGAGTGAATATAATATTGACATTGCCGATATGCAGTGCTGGGTTTTCCGCATGGCTCAGTCCAAGTGGAAAATGTCTCCCAGCGACTGTGCTGAACTGTTTAAGAAATACGACATTCTTGGATTTATTTCTGAATGCTATGACATCCTTCATCTAAACGGTTACGCCTGTGTTCTTCACGATGTTGAAACCTTGTTAAAGAATCGAGGTGTATCCGTATGA